From Proteiniborus sp. DW1, one genomic window encodes:
- the abc-f gene encoding ribosomal protection-like ABC-F family protein, which yields MIVLSCSNISKSYVVDTILDKITFSLNDNEKIGLVGLNGAGKSTLFNILCGKTSMDSGEIYVSKDCKIGYLEQHTQIESDKSIFDEVMEVFIPLIKMENRLRELENSISIEGQKQGSNLLDSLMDEYAHLMEEFQNKNGYGFKSEIKGTLKGLGFSEEQFYMPISHLSGGQKARVMLAKLLLSKPDILLLDEPTNHLDIQAIDWLERYIKEYKGAAIIISHDRYFLDNTVSKIFYLENTQLKIYSGNYTTFMKKRKDELELLEKKYEEQQKEISRQEEIIRRFMSYGGQRYIRQAQSRQKMLDKMKRIETPLGENKKSKIKFEPKIKSGNDVISVENLSKYFGDHKLFSNVNFKIYRGEKVGLIGPNGVGKTTLFKMVMGKVPISDGKIELGHHVNIGYFDQEQSNLNDEKTLVDEIWDENPSLDHYQIRSLLAQFLFFGDDIFKEISELSGGEKSRVALIKLMMSKANLLLMDEPTNHLDIDSKEVLEDALQNYDGTLLVISHDRYFLNKVANKILDLSSAGISEYLGNYSYYLEKKNAPIYDDEDNEVQKTKTQLKAEKKKEKDKKLLEKKQREIIKSLEKNISEHENKIHELENEMCDPSVYSDHEKSQSIHQEILKLKDELDKLYDEWVVLTEEISEEEKLD from the coding sequence GTGATAGTTTTATCATGCAGCAATATATCTAAAAGCTATGTAGTAGATACAATACTGGATAAAATCACTTTTTCACTTAATGATAATGAAAAGATTGGTCTTGTTGGCCTTAATGGTGCTGGCAAGTCAACTTTATTTAATATTCTATGTGGAAAAACTTCTATGGATTCAGGTGAAATATATGTATCAAAGGATTGTAAAATAGGCTATCTTGAACAGCATACACAAATAGAAAGCGATAAATCCATTTTTGATGAGGTTATGGAAGTATTTATACCTTTAATAAAAATGGAAAATAGATTAAGAGAGCTTGAAAATAGTATTAGTATTGAAGGACAAAAACAAGGGTCTAATTTATTAGATTCATTAATGGATGAATATGCCCATCTTATGGAAGAGTTTCAAAACAAAAATGGATATGGTTTTAAAAGTGAAATTAAAGGTACTCTAAAGGGATTAGGCTTTAGTGAAGAGCAATTTTATATGCCCATATCTCATTTAAGTGGTGGCCAAAAGGCGAGAGTTATGCTTGCAAAGCTACTTCTAAGCAAGCCTGATATTCTACTTTTAGACGAGCCCACTAACCATCTTGACATACAAGCTATAGACTGGCTAGAAAGATACATTAAAGAATATAAGGGTGCAGCAATAATAATATCACATGATAGGTACTTTCTTGACAATACTGTATCTAAAATATTTTATTTGGAAAACACTCAACTTAAAATATATAGTGGAAATTATACTACCTTTATGAAAAAAAGAAAAGATGAGCTAGAACTTTTAGAAAAAAAATATGAGGAACAACAAAAGGAGATTTCTAGACAGGAAGAAATCATTAGAAGATTTATGTCCTACGGTGGTCAAAGATACATTAGGCAAGCTCAAAGCAGGCAAAAAATGCTTGATAAAATGAAGAGAATTGAGACTCCTCTTGGTGAGAATAAAAAGTCTAAAATTAAATTTGAGCCAAAAATAAAGAGCGGAAATGATGTTATATCTGTAGAAAATCTAAGTAAATACTTTGGTGACCATAAGCTGTTTAGCAATGTGAATTTTAAGATATACAGAGGAGAAAAAGTAGGACTTATTGGTCCTAATGGTGTTGGAAAGACAACTCTTTTCAAAATGGTCATGGGTAAAGTCCCTATTAGTGATGGCAAAATTGAACTCGGTCACCATGTAAATATAGGGTATTTCGATCAGGAGCAATCTAATCTTAATGATGAAAAAACCCTTGTTGATGAAATATGGGATGAAAATCCATCATTAGACCACTACCAAATAAGATCTCTTCTAGCCCAGTTTCTATTCTTTGGTGATGATATTTTTAAGGAAATATCAGAGTTAAGTGGTGGAGAAAAAAGCAGAGTGGCACTTATTAAGCTTATGATGTCAAAAGCAAATCTGCTCCTGATGGATGAGCCTACAAATCACCTAGACATAGATTCTAAAGAGGTCCTAGAAGATGCTCTACAAAACTATGATGGAACTCTTCTAGTAATATCACATGATAGATACTTCTTAAACAAAGTGGCAAATAAAATACTAGACCTATCTAGTGCAGGTATCTCTGAATATCTAGGTAATTATTCATATTATCTAGAAAAAAAGAATGCCCCTATTTATGATGATGAAGATAATGAAGTACAAAAAACAAAAACTCAGCTTAAGGCTGAAAAGAAAAAGGAAAAAGATAAAAAGCTTCTTGAGAAAAAGCAAAGAGAAATAATAAAAAGCTTGGAAAAAAACATATCAGAGCATGAAAATAAGATTCATGAGCTAGAAAATGAAATGTGTGACCCCAGTGTATATTCTGACCATGAAAAAAGTCAAAGTATTCATCAAGAAATCCTCAAGCTTAAGGACGAACTAGATAAGCTGTATGATGAATGGGTTGTATTGACTGAAGAAATATCTGAAGAAGAAAAATTAGACTAA
- a CDS encoding redox-sensing transcriptional repressor Rex, giving the protein MERENKVSMAVIRRLPKYYRYLGELLEKDINRISSQELSNITGFTASQIRQDLNNFGGFGQQGYGYNVEELHKQLGKILGLDRTYKAVIVGAGNLGQAVANYRGFEDAGFRLLALFDKNPKLIGLKIRDIEIHDVDMLEDFITDNKVEIGIITTPKEQAQWVADIFVKSNIKGIWNFAPTDLKIPEDVVVENVHLNESLFILSYMYKEVNNK; this is encoded by the coding sequence ATGGAGAGAGAAAATAAAGTTTCTATGGCAGTCATAAGAAGACTTCCTAAATACTACAGATACTTAGGAGAACTATTAGAAAAAGATATAAATAGAATATCATCTCAAGAATTAAGTAATATAACTGGTTTTACAGCTTCCCAAATTAGGCAGGATTTAAATAATTTTGGTGGTTTTGGGCAACAAGGTTATGGTTATAATGTTGAAGAATTGCATAAGCAGCTTGGAAAAATCTTGGGATTAGATAGAACCTATAAAGCAGTTATAGTAGGTGCAGGGAACTTAGGTCAAGCAGTAGCAAACTATAGAGGATTCGAAGATGCTGGTTTCAGGCTTTTAGCATTATTTGATAAAAACCCTAAACTAATAGGGCTAAAGATTAGAGATATTGAAATACATGATGTTGACATGCTTGAAGACTTTATTACTGATAATAAAGTCGAAATAGGAATCATAACTACACCAAAGGAACAGGCTCAGTGGGTAGCGGATATATTTGTAAAAAGCAATATAAAGGGCATATGGAATTTTGCTCCTACTGATTTAAAGATTCCTGAAGATGTTGTCGTTGAAAATGTTCATTTAAACGAAAGCTTGTTTATCTTATCATATATGTACAAAGAAGTGAATAATAAGTAA